One Leucoraja erinacea ecotype New England chromosome 18, Leri_hhj_1, whole genome shotgun sequence genomic window, cgggttcgatcccgaatacgggtgccgtctgtatggagtttgtacattctccccgtgacctgcgtgggttttctccaagatcttcggtttcctcccacactccaaagacgtacaggtatgtaggttaattggcttggtgtatgtgtaagttgtccctagtgtgtgtagggtagtgttaatgtgtggggctcgctggttagtgcgggctcggtgggccgaagggcctgtttccgcgctgtatctctaaaactgaaaaacaaaaaaaaaaactaaagcaaACAAAACAATACAACACATACGCACACAGACGCAGCCACACATGCAGACCTGCACACACCCCTCATGTGTGCCTTGATTGCTGTGTCTATGGAGACCAGGGTCACCATGGGTCTCAGCTCATGGCACTCGGCAGCATTGGAGATAGGCAAATGGTAGGCAaatagacaaaggccagaggtgaaaagaccaATTGTGTGAGATAGAATAGAAGGATTGTGTGGCCAATGGAAGTAACATAGATGGAAGGGGAAGAGAATAAATGGGGACAAGCCCAGTTGGGGCACTGGGAAGACTGGTGAGGGGAAGAGGAAGGAAGGGATATttgtgggttacacaaaaaagctggagaaactcagcgggtgcagcaacatctatggagcgaaggaaataggcaacgtttcgggccgaaacccttgggtttcggcccgaaacgttgcctatttccttcgctccatagatgctgctgcacccgctgagtttctccagcttttttgtgtaaccttcgattctccagcatctgcagttccctcttaaacagggatatttgtgggttagttacctgaaatttgagaaatacctgaaattggagaattcaatattcataccactaggcttaagctacccaagaggaatatgagttgctgttcctccagtctgcacccgacctcactttgacaatggagaaggctcaGCGAGAGAaaaatcagtatgggaatgggaattaaaatggttagcaaccaagaAATCCaggcaagtgttcagcaaagcgGTCGTCAAGTTTATGTTTGGCcttgctgatgtaaaggaggcctcATTGGGAACAccggatgtagtagatgaggttagaggaggtgcatgtgaacctcactTGCTGgcatccctggatggatgtgagggaggagataaagggacaggtgttgataATGATCTTGACAATAAGCAAAATAACAGGAAACATTCTGCAGGTCGGGAAGCAGCCCCTAGTTTACATAAAcagctgtaaattgccactagtgtatgGTAGAATCTgcagggagttgatgggaatgcaaGGAGAATAACATGGTATCTGTGTAAACGGGTGGCTAATTGTCAGCATgcactgggtgggctgaagggccagtttacaTTCTGTATATCTCTACAACTGTCAGTAAAGGGCACTGAATGCAAACTTGCTGGGAGAGCTCAAAGCAAGTGCTGGGACATTTAAAAGGAACCGGAGTAAAGACAGGGCAGGAGAACTGGAAGGGCATGCTGACAGGTTTGATGAGAAGGTAACAAAGGAGGATAACTTGGCTACCTGTCAGCAGTGCCTATGCTTCAAACCCTGGTGGCCATAGCCATCTTCAATTCCACTCTAGCATGGCCTGCCCCTGAGGTAACTACCAGTGATTGTATCGGGGATTGAGGAAAGGGTGCTTGGAGCAGCAGAGGGAACGCTAGGAATGTAAGCTCTACGTCACCCTCCATCCAGATAGCGGGCGTATTGCCAGACAGACTGCACGCCAGTCCCTGCCCCCTCAGTGCCTGGCTGTCTCTGCATTGTACCTGTGCTTAGTCAGTGAGAGCAGCAGAAGTGAGCAGACAGGGGTTGGAATGTGGGGCGGGCTGGGACCTGTTTCCTCAGTGAGGGCTGACTGCTGCTGCCGGACTGAATGAAAGATACATTCTGCTCCAGTGACCACAGGCCCAGTCACCCGGCAACTGTGGCCCAGTCACCCAGCAACTGTGGCCCAGACACCCCGGCAACTGTGGCCcagacaccccggcaaccacagGCCCAGACACCCGGCAACTGTGGCCcagacaccccggcaaccacagGCCcagacaccccggcaaccacagGCACAGACACCTCGGCAACCACAGGCCcagacaccccggcaaccacagGCCCAGTCACCCCGGCAACCACAGGCCCAGTCACCCCGGCAACCACAGGCCCAGTCACCCGGCAACTGTGGCCcagacaccccggcaaccacagGCCCAGTCACCCCGGCAACTACAAGCCCAGACGCCCTGGGCAATAAGGAGTCACAACACCCCTGGCAACCATGGTCTCTGGCCCAGGCTTCAGCAACCACCGGGACTCTCAATCCCAGGCCCTGATCCCCCTGGCAACTTTGTGAACCAGCAACTGTCGTCCCAACACCCCTGACAACGTGGGCCCCACACTCCCGGCCAGGGGTGGAAAACccagggggggccagaggggacacgtcccccccatgttttgagaggtgggcgacatccccgccaggttaacctgcctgggcttgtgggaaatatggccagcgcggagaagcagcgctggtatcccgtcagtccagacgggGCTGTTAgataacccggtgagacaggcagttgagctgcatttagcgctggattgagcctccgaagcctcgcgcgcatgtgtgagtgtgcgcatgctcgcgcggccgccaaaaaattgtggcccccgtcccctccatgttttgatagtgagttccgttcttgctcCCGGCAAGTCCTGGAATCCCCCACCACCAGCCGCTGCATTGCCACCTCTCTGCTCAAGTGCTGCTTCATTCTGATTCTTGCCTGCACCAGGGTTGTGACACTGCAGTGTTACTCAGAATGCTCAGGAACTCTGCTGCATTTTGAGCCGATGAGATGGTAGCATTGTTCGTACAGCTCCGTTGTTGATCTTGGAAACGGTGACACTGCTGTGATGGGAGCAGGAGCTGGCAGTGTGCCCACGCTCAGCACTGTGGTAATTCCCAGGTGGGCCCTGTCATTGTAGTCTGGTAGTGTGGGTGTGAGCTGGTCTCAGGGCTGTGGGCGTTTACACCGAACACAATATGCCTTTAATAATGAGAGTCCTTTAGATATGTTAACAAGGCTGGGCCTGGCTTTGTGTTCAATTCctgggtttagttttagtttggtttagaggtacagcgtggataaaggctgttcagcccactgagtccacgccgaccagcgatccctgcatacttacactattctacacacaagggacaattcatagcaggccatttaacccacaaatctgtacgtctttggaatgtgggaggaaactgaagatctcagagaagacccacacggtcacaaggggaccgtagtcaggatcgaacctgggtctctgacgctctaagctttgtatggcagcaactctaccgctgcgccatcatccCACTCGTTTGAATTTGAGTCCCAGCTTTATGGTTGCGGCTTGGGGCCAGGAATCCAGGATTCTGTTAAGGGCCTGGGTCTGTACCCACACCCTAGGGCTTGAGTTTATGTTTAGGGCTTGAGGTTGTTCTCAGAAATCAGGTTTGTGTTCAGGACCTGGGCTTAGCCCAAGAATCCGGGCTGAGGTGTTCCATTGATGCCTAGGGCCTGTGTTTTTTTCATGGTGCCTGGGGCCTGGGTTTGTGTTCAGTGCCTGAGGGCTAGCTTCCGGTGCACAAATGAATTGAGTGAACGGTTAAGTGAGTGCTGGCAGTGGCAGAGTGCCAGGCCAGTTggatgggaagggagagggagcggCTGCTGCCATGGGAGCACAGGAGAGACCAAAGGACTTTGTGTAGAGCTGGCAGAAGCAGGCCGAGTCTCTCACTGATAGTACACAGTGAACTGTAGTAGTAAGGCGGGTCTGCAGAGACCGGTGATAACAACTAGCTGAATAATTTCACCACACCAGCAGCACCGTCAAACACGATCCACGTCTCAACATGGAGTGGGGGAATAATGTACCACACGACCccaaacagcccccccccccacctcctgtgTGGCATTCAGTCAGTGTGATGTTCGGGGGTGCTGTGTCTCAGTGTGATgtttaggggtgctgtctgtcggTAGGTGCTCTCTGTTGGTACGATGTTTGTGGTAACTCCACATCTAACCTGGTTTCTCCCCCTTCATTCCCAGTACTTTGCATTGCTGCTGTTCATCTTCCTCCTGGAGATCCTGGCTGGCATCTTGGCGTACATCTATTACCAGCAGGTACAGACCCCTGACACCTCTTCCCTGACCACGGAGCCCTGTGCTGCTGAGATATTGTTCCTCTCACCTCCAGACACccaccctccgccaccatagatgaagctcacaacagggtctcatccataccccgtaacactgctctctctccccatccccgcactcgcaacaagggcagagtccctctggtcctcacctttcaccccaccagccggcaaatacaacacataatcctccgccatttccgccacctccaacgtgaccccaccactcgccacatcttcccatctccccctatgtctgccttccgcaaagaccgctccctccgcaactcccttgtcaattcttcccttccctcccgcaccaccccctccccgggtactttccgttgcaaccgcaagaaatgcaacacttgtcccttccacacctcccccctcgactccattcaaggacccaagcaatcgttccaggtgcgacaaaggttcacctgcatctcctccaacctcatctactgcatccgctgctctaggtgtcagctgatttacatcggggagaccaagcgcaggttgggcgatcgtttcgccgaacacctccgctcagtccgcaataaccaacctgacctcccggtggctcagcacttcaactccccctcccattcccaatccgacctctctgtcctgggtctcctccattgccagagtgagcaacagcggaaattggaggaacagcacctcatattccgcctggggaccttgcgtccggatggcattaacattgacttctcccaattttgctagcccttgctgtctcctccccttccttaaccctctagctgtctcctcccaccctcctatccgcccgccctcgggctcctcctcctccccttttccttccttccccccccccccccaccccccatcagtctgaacaagggtttcggcccgaaacgtcgcctatttccttcgctccatagatgctgctgcacccgctgagtttctccagcaattttgtgtaccttcgatcttccagcatctgcagttccctcttgaacacagATCTGTTCGCCTGTTGTCCTTCTACCCTGtcggtttttttttctcttccatttaaaaaataacattatttACACATTGACGACATTATCCCCCTTGCCCTGCTCCCTCCAGCAGGCTAACCTGCCACTCAGTGCCTGTGGCAGGTAACACGACTTTAGTTGCCTGCCACGTTGTGAATGTAACTGGGTTTGGAGCTCGGGGCTAGATACGGGTATCACAGTATATTGCATGCCTTGTCAACTGGTGGGAAATATACACTGTTCTAACAATATCCCTCTGTTGACCTCTGCCCTCACACCACctcggctccccccccccccccccccccccccccccccccacgctcactCCCTCTCTGCTCTCTGTCCCAGCTGAGCAAAGATCTGAAGACCAACCTGAGAGTGACGATGATCGAGAAGTACCGGGAGCCTGGACAGGAAAAGATCACCAAGGCCGTCGACAAACTACAGCAGGAGGTGAGGGCTCGCGGTCTGGAGCTCAACATGGGCTGAGTGGGCTGTGACAAAGGGAGGGGAATGTGAGGGGCTTGGGAGTAGCACAGGCACCCGTGGGTGGGGTGGAGAGCGGGGGGTAAAGGAAATAGATAGAACACTAGAGCACAGTTCCTACCGTctgctctgtctctccctctcataattttacgtaTGTCGATCAGATCTCCTCCagcctccagggaaaacaatctaaGCATgtccaaggacaccttacagttatTATTCTCAAATCTAGGCAGTAttctgtaaacctcttctgcaccctctccaaagccaccaaATCGTTTCTGTAATGAAgtaaccagaactgaacacaatactgtaaatacaGCCTAAACAAATTTGCAACATGTCTTCCTGGctcttgtactcaataccctcGATGAAGAAGGTAAGCatacctctgtacatcaatgctgttaagcatCGTGCatatattttccccttgcatttaactcccaaagtgcaacaccttgcaTTCGCTTGAatcaaactctatctgccatataTTTTCTTAAACCTGTAACTGATCTACATGCCTCTGTGTCCTTTGACTGTCACCAGTTCCATTAatgtttgtgtcgtctgcaaacctgCAGACCAGTGTATACAtttttgtccaagtcatttatatatatcccaACCAACAGTGGCCCCAGTTCTGACCCCCGTGTTATACCGCTGGTGGCTGCCCACCAGCCCGAATAGCACCCTTCCATCACAGCCCTCTGTCGTATATGGGTAGGCCAGTACTGAACCCAAGCTCCCGGGTCACCGTGGATCCCATGTATCCTAATCTTCTGTATCAGCCTACTATgaaggaccttgtcaaatgcctttctaaacgccatgtagacaacatccactgccctacgcTCCTCAATCACCTCTGTCATCTCCTCAAAAAACTTACATCGAGATTGTAAGACATGACCTTCCCCGTGGTAGGAGATGGAGTCTGCCATTGCATCCTTCGATCTTGTTCGACCATTTCATTAGGTCTTGGACTGAGGTCCACTTTCCTGCCTGCTCCCTGGAACCTTTAAATATGACCTCTGGATATCTCATTATCTCATCACTGTATTCACATTCATTGATTCTAGCTCCACGGACAAAACCATACTGACTCTGCCAGGTTGACTTACAGTTTTCTAAATTCCTGCTCTGACTCCCCTGACTGTGAATGCCAGTGTGTTCCCACTGGCTCTTGTCAGGCAAACGAGCTTTTAGTTTcctgctctctgtctctctcatttCTCGAATGAGAACATGACATTTGCAGCGTTGCGATCCAGTGGGTCACTCTGCCTCTGGTGCCACTGTAGGAGAATGgccagctttcagtcccatcaatgTCTTACCTCTGGTGATTTTAATTGTATTAAGTTTCTCCCCTATTGGCTCATAATTTTCTGTAGGTTATTAGGTTGCTTTTGGAATCTTGTATTACGAGGAAAAGTACAAAATACTTGTTGAAAGTCTTTCCAATTTCCTTATTACCCATTATAAATTCCCCACAGTCATCCTCGAAGGAAGGAACGTTTGCCTTTGTTACTCTCTTTACTCTTACTGTTGCTTTTCTAGTTTATTCTATCTATTTCCTCCCTCTATTTATTTAGTTACCCTTTGGTTTCTAAAATTCTCCCAATCTGTCGCTAATCTTTACAAAGCTACACACCTATTCCTTCACCCAGACACAATCTTTACTTTCATCACTTAACTGCTTGCCAAGTGTTTATTTCTCAACAGACGATATCTCTGTTGGAgatcacaaaatattttcacaAATATCTGCCATTAATCTACTCTCTTGTTAATCTATCGTCCAAGTCCTCTCCAGCAAAAGCTGCCTCCACACCTCTATAATTGCCCTTATTTAAACACCACTAATTTCAGACCCGAGTTTCTTGTACTCAAATTGGAATGCAAGATTCATCTCTCTTCCCATAAATTCTTTACTACAAAAATGTTATTTCCTTCCTCATGGCTACATTGAAAATAGCCTGTTCCCAAGTTGGTCTCAGAAAAGATTTCTGGAGCTGGAAGGTGGAGGAGGggctgaggggggtgaggggggggggggggggggggggggggggaaggggggtaaaGAGGTTGtggtagatgagcttgaggctgacATGGgctgggtgaggagagagggtggaggggttTGGGGGTGATGGAGAGGGAGCTGGAGGGATTTGGGGAGGGAAACTGGTGATtgaatgggatggggagggggaaggcgatgggggagagagggtggaggggccTGTAGTTTGGGAGGTATGTTGGGAGCAAAGAGGAGGGTGGCtggagggggtgagtgggtgcTGGTGTCGGGTCTGGTTGCTACTGTGGGTCGACCTGACAACATCCACCCCCTCATCCCTCGTCTGCCGGTCGCTCTGCCTGTTGTGGCAGCTCAGCTCCAGGGGGAGGTGCTGTGGGGACAGGGGACTACTCCGTGTCCAGGGCTGTCACCTTGTGCCTGAAGCCTCCACTCTCTGCCCTCAGTTCCACTGCTGTGGGAGCAACAACTCGCTGGACTGGACCGACAGCAAGTGGGTGAAGAGTTCCATGTCAGGGGGGCGTGTGGTTCCAGACAGCTGCTGCAAGACCAAGGTCACCGGCTGTGGCAAGAGGGACCACCCCTCCAACATCTATAAGGTGGAGGTCAGTGTCAGAGGGCTGCTGGTGTGTTGTTCTGGAACAGTGTGGGACTCGCTTCCCCATACTTGTAACCCTCGCTCCTTGTGTTGTTGTGCGATGATCAGTGCCCAGCTGCTGAATGACTGGCATCAGCTGTGGCCTGGTGTGTCCGGCTGTGGCCTGGTGTCCAACTTGACGGAACAGCTTTCTTGCTTGGTTTCGACACTATCCTGCCCACTCCTCTCCCACAGTAATGGGGGAGTTGCTTGCTGCCTGTTCAAGCTCTGTGTAAGTTCCCATCCCCgagctcctgcttcctccccgaCCAGAATTATCTACCATTGCCTTGCGGAAGTTCTCAGATCCTCTCCTCCACCCTTTCAGGCGATGTGTCAAGGCTCGCAACCTGCAGTGTGCCATAAATGTGCCTCCTTCGGGTTCTTTACGTCACTTTAAACTGTGTCCTCTATTCATCAACCCACTGCCACTGCAAGTAGCTGCTTCTATAAACCCCCTTCAATGATTTGGGCATCTCAGTGAGCTGTCAGCAGCACGGGCTCTGGTTTATCTCGTTCCAATGAAAGCCCTACTCCCATTGTGGTGGGGAGGCCCTGGCCCCTGCTGCATGCATCGGAGCCCAGCGCCGCATGCACCGGGAGCACAGCACTGCATGCACCGGGAGCACAGTGCCGCATGCACCGGGAGCACAGCGCTGCATGCACCGGGAGCACAGCGCTGCATGCACCGGATCCCACCACTGCATGCACCGGATCCCACCACTGCATGCATGCACGCTGCATGCACTGGAGCCCAGTGTCACCGAGCTGTTGCATTTTACAGGGCGGCTGTATCACCAAGCTGGAAGGATTCATCATGAACCACCTGAAGATAATCGGGGCAGTGGGGATTGGCATCGCCTGTGTCCAGGTAGGAACATTGTTGACTGGAGGTGGCTGTGGGTCGGGGCTAAGTGAACATGGGATCATACCCTACACGGGAACCCACGGTATTCATCACTGGCCAGAGGCTCAGTCTCGGGTTCTGGTCGTCCCCACTGCACTGACCTGTAGCCCCGGAGCTGGACATTAGCCTGGCTTCTCATCCGGGAGGGGGATCGGGCACTCCATGACAGTTCAGCCAGAAGGGTCTGTGCCAAACCCAGCGGagcaggatggggggggaggtggagggggggggtgggggggggggggggggggggggggggggggctggggggcggCAGCCTGCAGCAGAGCCCACGGTCTCATGGATGGTGATGTTTGAGGTGTGGAGGGTGGGTGTTGAGGAGAGAGGAGGTtcatggtttagaaacatagaaacatagaaaataggtgcaggagtagaggccattcggcccttcgagcctgcaccgccattcgatatgatcatggctgatcatccaactcagtttaagGGGGGACAGACAGGGTGCGGTGTAACAGGTGTTGGGATGAGGGGTGGAGGAGGCAATTTGAGGTGCAG contains:
- the LOC129705902 gene encoding CD151 antigen-like; this translates as MGEYVEKRDTCGTICLKYLLFIFNFFFWLAGVVVMAVGIWTLAEKSDYISLLSSSIYAATACILVVAGAVVMLTGILGCCATFKERKNLLQWYFALLLFIFLLEILAGILAYIYYQQLSKDLKTNLRVTMIEKYREPGQEKITKAVDKLQQEFHCCGSNNSLDWTDSKWVKSSMSGGRVVPDSCCKTKVTGCGKRDHPSNIYKVEGGCITKLEGFIMNHLKIIGAVGIGIACVQIFGMIFTCCLYRNLKEDAPY